The following are from one region of the Tachysurus fulvidraco isolate hzauxx_2018 chromosome 15, HZAU_PFXX_2.0, whole genome shotgun sequence genome:
- the ddx5 gene encoding probable ATP-dependent RNA helicase DDX5 isoform X3 → MPGYSDRDRSRDRNYGSSYSSGPPRFGGSRGGPPPGKKFGSPGDRLRKKHWNLDELPKFEKNFYQEHPDIAHRSSQEVEQYRRSKEITVKGRDCPKPTIRFHEANFPSYVMDVINKQNWTDPTPIQAQGWPLALSGKDMVGIAQTGSGKTLSYLLPAIVHINHQPFLERGDGPICLVLAPTRELAQQVQQVAVDYGKASRLKSTCIYGGAPKGPQIRDLERGVEICIATPGRLIDFLEAGKTNLRRCTYLVLDEADRMLDMGFEPQIRKIVDQIRPDRQTLMWSATWPKEVRQLAEDFLKDYVQINVGALQLSANHNILQIVDVCNDGEKEDKLLRLLEEIMSEKENKTIIFVETKRRCDDLTRRMRRDGWPAMGIHGDKSQQERDWVLNEFKFGKAPILIATDVASRGLDVEDVKFVINFDYPNNSEDYIHRIGRTARSQKTGTAYTFFTPNNFKQAQDLVSVLREANQAINPKLIQMAEDRGGKSNWSFKGRSRWRV, encoded by the exons ATGCCCGGATATTCCGACAGAGACCGCAGTCGCGACAGAAa TTATGGCAGCAGTTACAGCAGTGGACCCCCGCGGTTTGGTGGAAGTCGAGGTGGTCCTCCGCCTGGGAAGAAGTTTGGCAGTCCAGGAGACAGACTGCGTAAGAAACACTGGAACCTGGACGAGCTGCCCAAATTCGAGAAGAACTTTTACCAAGAGCACCCAGATATAGCCCACAGATCATCA CAGGAAGTGGAGCAATACAGGAGGAGCAAAGAGATCACCGTGAAAGGGAGAGACTGTCCCAAGCCGACAATCAGGTTTCATGAGGCCAATTTTCCCT CCTATGTTATGGACGTGATCAATAAACAGAACTGGACTGATCCAACTCCAATCCAAGCTCAGGGGTGGCCACTGGCACTAAGTGGCAAAGATATGGTTGGCATTGCTCAGACTGGATCTGGAAAAACTCTTTCA TATCTGCTTCCTGCTATTGTGCACATAAACCACCAACCATTCCTGGAGCGTGGAGATGGACCTATT tGCCTTGTGTTGGCTCCCACTCGTGAGTTAGCCCAACAAGTCCAGCAGGTCGCAGTAGACTATGGAAAAGCTTCTCGTCTCAAGTCCACCTGTATCTATGGAGGAGCTCCCAAAGGACCACAGATCCGTGACCTAGAGAGGG GGGTTGAGATTTGCATTGCAACTCCAGGGAGGCTTATAGACTTCCTTGAAGCTGGAAAGACAAACCTGCGCAGATGCACATATCTTGTCCTGGATGAGGCTGACAGAATGCTGGATATGGGATTTGAACCTCAGATCCGTAAAATCGTTGACCAGATTAGG ccagacagacagactctgaTGTGGAGTGCTACCTGGCCCAAAGAGGTGCGTCAGCTGGCTGAGGACTTCTTGAAGGATTATGTCCAGATCAATGTGGGAGCTCTGCAGCTCAGTGCCAACCACAACATCCTGCAGATAGTGGATGTATGTaatgatggagagaaagaagacaA GTTACTGCGCCTGCTTGAGGAGATCATGAGCGAAAAGGAGAACAAGACCATCATCTTTGTGGAAactaagaggagatgtgatGACCTCACGAGGAGGATGCGTAGGGATGG ATGGCCTGCGATGGGTATACACGGAGACAAAAGCCAGCAGGAGAGAGACTGGGTGCTTAATG AATTCAAGTTTGGTAAAGCACCTATTCTCATTGCTACCGACGTGGCGTCAAGAGGTCTAG ATGTTGAGGATGTCAAGTTTGTGATTAATTTCGATTATCCCAACAACTCTGAGGACTACATCCACCGCATTGGCCGCACGGCACGCAGCCAGAAAACCGGAACAGCCTACACCTTCTTCACACCTAACAACTTTAAACAAGCGCAAGACCTCGTCTCTGTCCTCCGTGAAGCCAACCAGGCAATCAATCCCAAGCTCATTCAGATGGCAGAAGACAGAGGAGGTAAATCCAATTG GTCGTTCAAGGGGCGGTCGAGGTGGCGGGTATAG